The Vicia villosa cultivar HV-30 ecotype Madison, WI linkage group LG1, Vvil1.0, whole genome shotgun sequence genome includes a region encoding these proteins:
- the LOC131644638 gene encoding phosphatidylinositol 4-phosphate 5-kinase 9-like yields the protein MSVSVATADSLDRTHSLDIFSNIDHISILTNREAVHSTEVAGFRVGDISLLNGESYSGSLLGNVPEGQGKYVWSDGCAYDGEWRLGMRNGFGKIQWPSGVLYEGEFSGGYIHGTGAYIGPENLTYKGRWRFNLKHGLGYQVYPNGDIFEGSWIQGTPEGPGKYTWANGNVYLGNMKGGTMSGKGTLTWVSGDSFEGSWLNGMMHGLGAYTWSDGGCYVGTWTRGLKDGKGTFYPKGSCLPSAQEIYLNALRKRGLLPDLRKQIQVHIHHTASVNMGDGKAGESQRSSGVSSDKHATRNLLNLDQSRSKNVSLERRWSLEVAIEKVIGHDSQLASTDSVFQNGNKEVNEKIPILEREYMQGVLISEVVLNNSFSSLTRRAKQLKKKIAKEIKRPGEQIIKGHRSYDLMLSLQLGIRYTVGKITPIQRREVRASDFGAKASFWMNFPKEGSQLTPPHQSDDFKWKDYCPMVFRNLRELFKIDAADYMMSICGNDALRELSSPGKSGSVFFLSQDDRFMIKTLRRSEVKVLLRMLPDYHHHVKSHENTLITKFFGLHRIIPSSGQKFRFVVMGNMFCTELRIHRRFDLKGSSLGRSSDKIEIDENTTLKDLDLNYCFYLEPSWRESLLKQIETDSLFLEEQHIMDYSLLLGVHYRAPQQLRPPASYNHSISSDGLARLAEEDPLEDEVYNYPQGLVLVPRGADDGSVVVGSHIRGSRLRASAAGDEEVDLLLPGTARLQIQLGVNMPARAEQIPGKEDSQMFHEAYDVVLYLGIIDILQDYNMTKKIEHAYKSIQFDSLSISAVDPTFYSRRFLDFIQKVFPSNVAG from the exons ATGTCTGTCTCTGTGGCTACAGCTGATAGTTTGGATCGAACGCACTCTCTTGATATTTTTTCTAACATAGACCATATATCTATATTGACAAATCGTGAAGCTGTTCATTCTACTGAAGTCGCTGGTTTTAGAGTTGGGGACATCTCTCTTCTTAATGGTGAGTCGTATTCTGGCTCCCTTCTTGGTAACGTTCCGGAGGGTCAGGGTAAGTATGTGTGGTCGGATGGTTGTGCATATGACGGTGAGTGGAGATTGGGGATGAGAAATGGATTTGGGAAAATACAATGGCCTTCTGGTGTATTGTATGAAGGTGAATTCTCGGGTGGGTATATTCATGGTACAGGAGCGTATATTGGTCCAGAAAATTTGACCTACAAAGGTCGATGGCGATTCAATCTTAAACATGGCCTTGGTTATCAAGTTTATCCAAATGGAGATATATTTGAAGGCTCTTGGATCCAAGGAACTCCTGAGGGGCCAGGCAAGTATACATGGGCTAATGGAAATGTATATTTGGGAAATATGAAAGGTGGGACAATGTCGGGAAAAGGAACTCTTACCTGGGTAAGTGGAGACTCATTTGAAGGAAGCTGGTTAAACGGAATGATGCATGGTCTTGGCGCATATACTTGGAGTGATGGGGGCTGCTACGTTGGGACCTGGACACGGGGTTTAAAAGATGGCAAAGGAACCTTTTATCCGAAAGGAAGCTGTCTTCCATCGGCTCAAGAAATATATCTCAATGCATTAAGGAAAAGAGGGCTATTACCCGATTTGAGAAAACAGATCCAGGTGCATATTCATCATACTGCTTCAGTTAATATGGGGGACGGCAAAGCCGGTGAGAGCCAGAGATCAAGTGGTGTTTCATCCGATAAGCATGCCACAAGAAACCTATTAAATCTGGACCAATCTCGCAGCAAAAATGTTTCTCTCGAAAGGCGGTGGAGTCTAGAGGTAGCTATTGAGAAAGTTATTGGCCATGATTCACAATTAGCTTCAACAGATTCAGTCTTCCAAAATGGAAATAAAGAGGTTAATGAAAAGATACCAATTTTGGAACGTGAGTATATGCAAGGGGTGTTAATAAGTGAGGTAGTTTTAAATAATAGTTTTTCATCACTAACTAGAAGAGCAAAGCAGCTTAAAAAAAAGATTGCTAAAGAGATCAAAAGACCCGGGGAACAGATTATTAAAGGCCACAGGAGTTATGATCTGATGCTTAGTTTGCAGCTTGGGATAAG GTATACTGTGGGAAAGATTACCCCAATACAAAGACGAGAAGTTCGGGCATCCGATTTTGGTGCCAAAGCAAGCTTTTGGATGAATTTTCCTAAAGAAGGTTCTCAATTGACACCTCCTCATCAGTCGGATGATTTTAAATGGAAAGATTACTGCCCTATGGTGTTCAG AAATTTGAGAGAATTGTTCAAGATTGATGCTGCAGACTATATGATGTCTATTTGTGGAAATGATGCTTTGAGAGAACTATCATCTCCAGGGAAAAGTGGTAGTGTCTTTTTCCTGTCTCAGGATGATCGTTTCATGATCAAGACACTGAGAAGATCAGAAGTGAAG GTTCTTCTAAGAATGCTTCCAGATTATCATCATCATGTGAAGTCACATGAGAATACACTCATTACCAAATTTTTTGGTCTCCACAGGATTATACCTTCAAGTGGTCAAAAG TTTCGCTTTGTTGTAATGGGAAATATGTTCTGCACAGAACTGAGGATCCATAGGAGATTCGATTTAAAAGGTTCGTCTCTTGGACGTTCTTCCGACAAGATAGAAATTGATGAGAATACCACTCTTAAAGATTTGGATTTGAACTACTGCTTTTATTTGGAACCGTCTTGGCGAGAATCTTTATTAAA GCAGATTGAGACGGACAGCTTGTTCTTAGAGGAACAACACATAATGGATTATAGCCTTCTTCTAGGTGTTCATTATCGAGCTCCCCAGCAGCTGCGTCCTCCTGCGTCCTACAACCATAGTATAAGTTCAGACGGTTTGGCAAGGCTTGCAGAGGAAG ACCCTCTAGAGGATGAAGTATATAACTATCCACAAGGTCTTGTTCTGGTCCCTCGGGGAGCAGACGATGGTAGTGTTGTTGTCGGGTCACACATTAGGGGTAGCCGATTGCGAGCATCAGCTGCTGGTGATGAGGAGGTGGATCTACTTCTACCCGGTACTGCAAG ACTTCAAATCCAGCTAGGTGTGAACATGCCAGCAAGGGCAGAACAGATTCCAGGAAAAGAGGATTCGCAAATGTTCCATGAAGCTTACGATGTTGTACTTTACCTCGGTATCATCGATATATTGCAAGATTACAACATGACAAAGAAGATTGAACATGCTTATAAATCTATTCAGTTTGATTCATTATCTATCTCCGCCGTGGATCCTACATTCTACTCGCGTCGCTTCCTGGATTTTATCCAGAAAGTGTTTCCATCAAATGTGGCAGGATGA